The uncultured Pseudodesulfovibrio sp. genome includes a region encoding these proteins:
- a CDS encoding M48 family metalloprotease, with protein MKRRSFLKALAMAVPLLLAPPTSRAFAGLFDELADVLPDEVTSMLKSGKKLLSGFEDITPEQEHYIGRSVAAVILSKYAYCNHRKGQRYVNVMGQALAQASDRPETFGGYHFLILDTNEINALSAPGGFVFVTKGLLECCQSEDAMASVLAHEIGHVQRKHGLQAIQKSRITEGATAMALTGTATLSGGKLKEVTRAFDDSIQDITTTMIDSGYSRSFEEEADHDAVTIMQRMGYNPNAIVDMLNVMRRRFTPQSKGFARTHPSPTERINNILGMIGRYQRPVAVKPRDDRFVSMTRGL; from the coding sequence TCCAGAGCCTTTGCCGGACTGTTCGACGAATTGGCAGACGTTCTGCCCGATGAAGTCACCTCCATGCTCAAGAGCGGGAAGAAGCTCCTATCCGGGTTTGAAGACATTACCCCCGAACAGGAGCACTACATAGGCCGTTCCGTAGCGGCCGTGATCCTGTCGAAGTATGCTTACTGCAACCACCGCAAGGGGCAGCGATACGTCAACGTCATGGGACAGGCTCTTGCCCAGGCCTCGGACCGACCCGAAACCTTTGGCGGCTATCATTTCCTGATTCTGGATACCAACGAGATCAACGCCCTGTCCGCACCCGGCGGGTTCGTGTTCGTGACCAAGGGGCTCCTTGAATGCTGCCAGTCCGAGGATGCCATGGCCTCTGTCCTGGCCCATGAAATCGGCCATGTGCAGCGCAAACACGGGCTCCAGGCCATCCAGAAGTCACGCATCACCGAGGGAGCAACGGCCATGGCCCTGACCGGCACGGCCACCCTGTCCGGCGGCAAACTCAAAGAAGTGACCCGAGCTTTTGACGACTCCATTCAGGACATCACCACGACCATGATCGACAGCGGGTATTCACGCTCGTTCGAGGAAGAGGCCGACCACGACGCAGTGACCATCATGCAGCGCATGGGGTACAACCCCAACGCAATCGTGGACATGCTCAACGTCATGCGCCGGCGCTTCACTCCGCAGAGCAAAGGATTCGCCCGGACCCACCCCTCGCCAACCGAAAGAATCAACAATATTCTTGGCATGATAGGAAGATACCAACGCCCCGTGGCGGTCAAGCCGCGCGACGATCGATTCGTGAGCATGACCAGGGGGTTGTAG